Proteins found in one Planctomycetes bacterium MalM25 genomic segment:
- a CDS encoding Planctomycete cytochrome C, producing the protein MKTRSLLRPITAGLFTALLSIASAETTPSSSPSPGAPKAVHFNRDIRPILVSHCTACHGGVKQAGEVSFVYPEQVLPPDGWVIEPGDPDASALIERVEETDPDLRMPPPDHGPALSKKEVGLLREWISQGARWQQHWAFEPPAAPSLPDVTRHAWPRRDLDRFVLAKLEAEGLTPSDDAAPARWLRRTSLDLTGLPPTPDALDTFLADIDQRGEAAYAEAVDRLLASPHFGERWASVWLDQVRYADSKGLGSDAPRSIWKYRDWVIDAFNADLPYDEFTVKQIAGDLLPERGVGDLIATACHRLTQSNDEGGTDDEEFRLAAVLDRVNTTWQTWQGVTFGCVQCHSHPYDPFRHDEYYRFAAFFNNTADSDLGSDAPNFAAPIDPADNERAIDLDREIDRLKGSIWSHEHGLTADEGLWRPVRDLEARTNKSTKMAVERLEGREEFRTVGTVERNSSIIVGVSPPEGLSTITALRVTGGPLDPAKALSDSEWGFVWSHVRVEIVRPGEEKPIAVELARIVGDEPHPLTDPAESLNEKSQMGFGVFTRIYRPRSAVILPSEPIELGEGDRLRVVLRHDHYLLSSFSLITSRGSLEVTGDGRLTELLHDPELTEQHQRLSALKKQRKAIKSVGTPVLAERPDHLKRRSHVFERGLFLTKGELVEPGTPESFPPLESEDEAPTRLDLARWFVADDNPLTARVAVNRFWSQLFGVGLVQTEEDFGSSGEPPSHPGLLDHLAVRFQDDFDWSVKRLLKEIVLSSTYRQTSAAATESFENDPANRLLSRGPRSRLSAETIRDQALAVSGLLDRKLHGWPVRPPLPGGVWLSFAKGDKWPDTEPGDPSRYRRSVYTYTKRSIPYPMMATFDAPSREFCVPRRLRSNTPLQALELLNSEAMAECAAALAERMREHSDAFDEQVGYGYRLAVSRSPSPRELEILRSLREKLGEEKGLRAAATALLNLDETVTK; encoded by the coding sequence GTGAAGACGCGATCACTCCTCCGACCGATCACTGCGGGCCTCTTCACGGCGCTGCTGTCGATCGCCTCCGCCGAGACGACCCCCTCGAGCTCGCCCTCGCCGGGCGCGCCGAAGGCCGTCCACTTCAATCGCGACATCCGCCCGATCTTGGTGTCGCACTGCACCGCCTGCCACGGCGGGGTGAAGCAGGCGGGCGAGGTGTCTTTCGTCTACCCCGAGCAAGTGCTCCCGCCGGACGGCTGGGTCATCGAGCCGGGCGACCCGGACGCGTCGGCGTTGATCGAGCGCGTCGAAGAGACCGACCCGGACTTGCGCATGCCGCCCCCCGATCACGGGCCGGCGCTCTCAAAGAAAGAAGTCGGCCTGCTGCGCGAGTGGATCTCCCAGGGGGCGCGATGGCAACAACACTGGGCGTTCGAGCCCCCCGCCGCACCGTCCCTGCCGGATGTGACGCGCCACGCGTGGCCCCGCCGCGACCTCGACCGCTTCGTCCTGGCGAAGCTCGAAGCGGAAGGGCTCACCCCGTCCGACGACGCGGCGCCCGCCCGCTGGCTGCGGCGAACGAGCCTCGACCTGACCGGCCTGCCGCCCACGCCCGATGCGCTCGACACGTTCCTCGCTGACATCGACCAACGGGGCGAGGCGGCGTACGCGGAGGCCGTTGATCGCCTGCTCGCCTCGCCTCACTTCGGTGAGCGCTGGGCGAGCGTCTGGCTCGACCAGGTGCGCTACGCCGACTCGAAGGGGCTGGGGAGCGACGCCCCGCGATCCATCTGGAAGTACCGCGATTGGGTGATCGACGCCTTCAACGCCGACCTGCCGTACGACGAGTTCACTGTGAAGCAGATCGCCGGCGACCTGCTGCCCGAACGCGGCGTGGGGGACCTGATCGCGACCGCCTGTCACCGCCTGACCCAGTCGAACGACGAGGGGGGGACCGACGACGAGGAGTTCCGCCTCGCCGCCGTGCTCGACCGGGTCAACACCACGTGGCAAACCTGGCAGGGCGTCACCTTCGGTTGCGTGCAGTGCCACAGCCACCCGTACGACCCCTTCCGCCATGACGAGTACTACCGCTTCGCCGCGTTCTTTAACAACACGGCCGACAGCGACCTCGGGAGCGACGCGCCGAACTTCGCCGCGCCGATCGATCCGGCGGACAACGAACGCGCGATCGACCTCGACCGAGAGATCGATCGCCTCAAGGGGTCGATCTGGTCGCACGAGCACGGCCTCACCGCCGACGAGGGCCTGTGGCGACCGGTCCGCGACCTCGAGGCCCGGACCAACAAGTCAACGAAGATGGCGGTCGAACGCCTGGAGGGCCGCGAGGAGTTCCGCACCGTGGGCACGGTGGAACGCAACAGCAGCATCATCGTCGGCGTCTCGCCGCCGGAAGGCTTGTCGACGATCACCGCCCTGCGCGTGACCGGCGGACCGCTCGATCCGGCGAAGGCGTTGTCCGACTCGGAGTGGGGCTTCGTCTGGTCGCACGTGCGCGTCGAGATCGTCCGCCCGGGTGAAGAGAAGCCGATCGCGGTCGAGCTGGCGCGGATCGTCGGCGACGAGCCCCACCCGCTCACCGACCCGGCGGAGAGCCTGAACGAGAAGTCGCAGATGGGCTTCGGCGTCTTCACCCGCATCTACCGCCCGCGCTCCGCCGTGATTCTCCCAAGCGAGCCGATCGAACTCGGCGAGGGGGACCGGCTCCGTGTCGTCCTGCGGCACGACCACTACCTGCTCTCTTCGTTCTCCTTGATCACTTCGCGGGGGAGCCTCGAAGTCACGGGCGACGGACGGCTCACCGAGTTGCTCCACGACCCGGAGCTCACCGAACAACACCAACGGCTTTCCGCCCTCAAGAAGCAGCGCAAGGCGATCAAGTCGGTCGGCACGCCAGTCCTGGCGGAACGGCCCGATCACCTGAAACGCCGGAGCCATGTCTTCGAGCGCGGCCTGTTCCTCACCAAGGGCGAACTCGTCGAGCCCGGCACGCCCGAATCGTTCCCTCCCCTGGAATCGGAGGACGAGGCGCCGACGCGGCTCGACCTGGCGCGGTGGTTCGTCGCCGACGACAACCCGCTCACGGCGCGCGTCGCGGTGAACCGGTTCTGGTCACAGCTCTTCGGGGTCGGGCTGGTGCAGACCGAGGAGGATTTCGGCTCCTCGGGTGAGCCCCCTTCGCACCCCGGCCTGCTCGATCACCTGGCGGTGCGGTTCCAGGACGACTTCGATTGGAGCGTGAAACGCCTGCTGAAAGAGATCGTCCTGTCGAGTACCTATCGCCAGACGAGCGCCGCGGCGACCGAGTCGTTCGAGAACGACCCGGCGAACCGCCTGCTGTCGCGAGGGCCGCGGTCACGGCTCTCCGCGGAGACAATCCGCGACCAGGCGCTGGCGGTCTCCGGACTGTTGGATCGGAAGCTGCACGGCTGGCCGGTCCGCCCGCCGCTGCCGGGCGGGGTCTGGCTGTCGTTCGCGAAAGGCGACAAGTGGCCCGACACCGAGCCGGGCGACCCGAGCCGCTACCGCCGCAGCGTGTACACGTACACGAAGCGTTCGATCCCGTACCCGATGATGGCGACCTTCGACGCGCCGTCGCGCGAGTTCTGCGTCCCCCGCCGGTTGCGGTCGAACACGCCGCTCCAGGCGCTCGAGCTGCTCAACAGCGAGGCGATGGCCGAGTGCGCCGCCGCGCTCGCCGAGCGGATGCGTGAGCACAGCGACGCATTCGACGAGCAGGTCGGCTACGGCTACCGCCTCGCCGTGAGCCGATCGCCTTCGCCCCGCGAGTTGGAGATCCTGCGTTCGCTCCGCGAGAAGCTGGGCGAAGAGAAGGGCCTGCGCGCCGCCGCGACCGCGCTGCTGAACTTGGACGAGACCGTCACCAAGTAG